The nucleotide window GGCACTCTAGgcatattgtcctctgggacaaatctttgagaattttttttcctcctttttgCCAGTAGGGGCTTTCTGTACAGGGAGTTTCAGTTTTCCTTTTCTCGgatgatgaaagttttggagcaTTCTCCGTCTTCCATTTCTATATCTTAATAATGAAGGATTTTTCTTACCTTTCTTATTTTGAaacttttcatttcttcgattagtttttctaatcgttcagtaTTTTCGCAGGATTCTGCTTCTTCATAGAGTTTATAGAGCTTTTCTGCTCTAAGTATATtaactggtctgtttagatcagcttctaattcttcttcagtaatagactctgatggttcttcagagtatttagtaccactgacactagcttctctagtgttgtagcttcttcgaagaagatttttgtttatcctgatattttcaGGATAAATGTCACTTTTTTTGTGATAGTCAAATTTGagactgatatctccagtctttctgctttcatatatTGCCGCTTTGACATTTCTGGAGGTTTCTTCAGaccagtgttctaaaaatcggccgcCCAGGCCTCCTAGGCTGTACCTAGGCACTGGGCGGCTACCTCCCGACTCGCCTACTGTGTAATCGATGGCTTTGGGCGGTCATAATTTGAACAGGCGCCTGGGCGGGTGTCTGAACGATCTGGGCGGCCTAGGCGGGTGTCTGAACAGCCTGGGCGGCTATAGGTAGGCGCTGGGTGTTTTGCAGAGAGGCCGGCGAATCTGAAGCTACAGTGAATAATGGCGTAGATCTCGACGAGCTCACTGAGTTTTCTTTGAATGCCTAGACGGTGGACGCCGATACATTTTGTTTGATGCAATCTGTCGGTTTTGAATGTTTTATTTGAACGTTCCAGACCATTAAGAACCACCAGTTGGTCGCAGAGGAACTAGATAGTTGTTCCAACTTCCAAGAAGGTTTTGCTGGTGTCCATGTAAATTTGTTGAGTTTGTGTTGAATAGGATTACGAAACCCATCAGGTCATGTTTGACTTGCATTGGTATCCGTTAATAAaatatttgtttatatatataattattatatatatatatatatatgtatatgtatatgtatatgtatatatatatatataaacctatATATATTggtatatgttataaaaatcagttaaaaataaaaataaataaataaaaccgcATAGGCGCCTCCTAGGCACCCGCCTAGacgcctaggcgctagtcccgtGGCTACTGCCCGACTAGCTCCTaacgatttttcgaaccttgcttcggaccagataatttccattcgaTAGGAAAAGTTAcgtcattccaagtaaccttgtgaatctgttgtgaatggttcttctgactggtgagaaatccagtagtaagaccaggAATATTTGATATCCTCGTCTTCggttctactgtggtactcatccgtttatagtatattctgtatactattgcgagttcttgcatatcttttttcattgatatgccatctgtcttgactctcagtcttagacagtgagctgcatctttcaaactggttgagaagtttgggaagcaattgaaatatgctacttgattGCATAGGgatgcttcaagggttcccaacagactagcttgaaaatctgttagtctattgtcttgtaagacacatagaactgaacagtttatgccttcttgggcaagaagttttatgccaacttggactgctccaatatgcatgaattgataaTTCTTCGTTCTTGCTCGGGCAACTTCTTtaggagtgatcatcaagagatctgtttctcctgttgtagagGAGGTTGTAGATTCTAATAGTTTGAAATGGTGGCTATCAAGTAgttcaaactttccccttttgtagatttgtttaaaatctaactttaGAATTATGGAGTTTTTTACCTTCTGTTCAATTTcgttgtattcaaattcttcagcatttagctACCAAAGCACTTGGTAGctagagatgtcaaaatgatgagcatatTAGTCAAACTAGTAGAAGGTTCTAGAAACATCATGCTTGGTGTAGGATTCTTCTCAGgcttttctaatggtttgaatccattagctttctttgattttactggaggctttttcttatctttcagtatatttttcatagaatccagcatttctcgctgttcattgatttttctgccaacacttgttagctgctctttttcccttttaggaagttctttgatataatctattttgtgctccaatttttctaattgggcgATTATATCTAGtactttttctagatgatcttgacatctagatacttcttGTATCAgattctgatgtttctcatcagaagattttagtagagaattcaacttctctaatagtaattctgacattgtccccattggggattcccctttttGAGCTCTttgcaagctctgataccaatgatgtgcggatctaaccgatGCTCAGATAATCCAGAGGTTTTTGTTGCTCTCGGAGAATATATTCGAGATCTCCGATtgatttttcaattttgtaaaTTCTCTTCTGGACTATGAAGATAATATCCCAATAATCGAGAGTTTCTCTTTTAACCCTTGACCTGTAATCTTTTAGTTTTCTTAggttttcttttactttagCTAATTCTTTACTTGTAtttttgcagatagcaatcaatTCTAATCTGTCGATAATCAAAATTATGAATAGTGGAAATAGTTAtttaccttcgagtatagaGGATGAATTCATACTTGCAATATGTTAagcaaacaaattcaaaagcatgggcccactacgctccgtcaattttatttttactgaAGGAAAAGATTTCAAGCTAAAGAGGAAGTAAAATTCTACTtaaagacaaaatgtccttaagtgtTTAAAACCAAATGTTGTGGAGTTTTTTGTATTTTGGAATCTTATCAAGAGAGTATATGTAGTTTGTtataaaatttaattacaaGCTTATTGtagaaaatttaataaaattaaattgACTGAATTGTGATTTCACAgtattaagagaaaaaaaatagtgtCATAATGCGGAACACGTGGACCCATTACATAATTCGACCGACTTTTAGGtggagatatatgaaaaatattttatatgAATCACCGGCCACCTCGTTGTTTGAATGAGCTATCTGCCAAAATTCCTCTCAACTTCAAACCTGAACAATGTTCTGTAAACTAATGAGACAAACGCAAAATGCATAGCACATGACGCTCCATTCTCTTTATTTTGGCTTCACACTTTCACATTTATATGCAACTCTAACAAAGTAAGGAACAGCTTCCTAGCTGGTTAGCAGAGAAAGATGCCTGAATATTGTGTGACTGGAGGTACAGGGTTCATAGCTGCCTACTTGGTGAAGGCTTTGCTAGAAAATGGCCATGTTGTGCGGGCCACTGTGCGAGACCCAGGTAGCTTACCAAAAATTCTATAGTGCTCTGGAGCTTCAATACTCAAGAATGCATACATACTCAAAAAGTTTATGTTAGATTTAATTACAATTACATATGTGACATGGCTATGTAGCTTTTACAAAACCCTTCTCATCTGTTTGACCACAGAGGATTTGgggaaggttggttatctgCGGGAGTTGAATGGAGCCAAGGAAAGGCTTAAGCTGATCAAAGCTGATCTAATGGTGGAAGGAAGCTTTGATGAAGCTATACAAGGCGTGGATGGGGTTTTCCACACCGCATCACCAGTGCTCGTTCCGTACGATAACAATGTTCAGGCAAAGCTACTACTTGACATTGCAACTTCTTATTCAAATCAGATATGTTTTCAATATCATTCCCATTAAATGTTACTCAGTAAAATTGATACTTAAAAAGCTCATGTATCCAGGCTAAAAGGGAAAAACTTTGAATCTTGATATTGCAAGTTTGTAATCCAATCCTATTATGTTTTCAACTTCATACCAATTAAGTGTCTGATGATTCAACAGTGTGCTGAAAGTTGGTTAAACTGTTAAAGTCATGAAATCCAGGAAAAAAACCTTTGAATCTTGAATGaacttttttcttgttttaattaaTGTGGCAGGCGACTTTGATCGATCCTTGTATAAAGGGCACCTTGAATGTGCTGAGTTCCTGTTCGAAGGCACGCGTGAAAAGGGTTGTGCtcacatcttcttgttcttcaataAGATACCGTTACGATGCCCAACAGGCCTCTCCTCTCAATGACTCACATTGGAGCGATCCTGAATACTGCAAACGCTTCAATGTAAATCATTTCAAAGCCTTCTGTGTTAAGTAGCATGCTTACATGACAACACAGAGATGTTGTATGCAAGTTGAGATTTTGCCATTCATTATTTTGGATTGTTGCACTAATGTATTGTGGTGATCGAAATTCTTGTTTGCATATAGCTTTGGTATGCCTATGCAAAGACAACAGCGGAAAAAGAGGCGTGGAGAATCGCAGAGGAGAGTGGAATGGATCTAGTGGTGGTGAATCCGTCTTTCGTGGTTGGTCCTCTGCTAGCACCACAACCTTCAAGCACAATACTGATGATACTGGCAATACTTAAAGGTTAGGTTTCCCTCATCAGCAGAATAATTTCAAGTTATTGTCATGGGAGGGAGTTGCCTTCTATGCACTTTAAACTTTGGCAAAAGTACTTCAATTCTTAGTGGCACTTCTCTCATCATATTTATAGCATATAGAAGGTGTAAGGTAATTATATCAGTTTGTGCAAAAGAGAATAACAAGGAGAATTATCTTTGGAAAAGTGAAAATCCATTCATTTTGGCTCTCATGCATAAGAAAGGATTAACTAATTAACCAAAAACTTGCATAGTTTGTTATTTAAGTGCTCTCTTTTGCACCAATGGCACAAAAAGAATGAGTCTTAATTGGTTGTATGTCGAAGATCCTATTTCGACTAAGAAGTAAACTCTCATAGCTTTACATTTTATATATTAGGTTTAAGAGGGGAATACCCAAATACAACAGTAGGATTTGTGCACATAGATGATGTGGTAGCTACACACATTCTGGCAATGGAGGAAAGAAAAGCATCAGGCAGGCTTATATGTTCAAGTTCGGTAGCGCACTGGTCGCAGATCATTGAGATGCTCAAAGCCAAATATCCATCTTATTCATATGAAAGCAAGTAAGTAGAAAATGCAGAACAAGCAAGTTTTCAGTAAATACCTGTGTGTTTAGCTTCGTCATTCATGAAAGCTATGTTTTCACTTAAATATTAACTATGGCAATACTGTATTGTAGGTGTAGCAGCAAGGAAGGAGACAATAACCCACATAGCATGGACACCACTAAAATTGCTCAACTGGGTTTTCCTCCTTTCAAAACGCTCGAAAAAATGTTTGATGACTGCATCACAAGTTTTCAAGAGAAAGGGTTTCTGTGAATTGATCCCACAAATTGCAGCAAACTTCTCCTAGTTTAATCCGTCTCTATTAATAAGGGTGTTATGTTCTCCTCATCTTTACCCTCTTTCTGTCATATTTTCCCCTACCTTTTTCAAATTTACTTTTTCCCTTTATACTTGGTTAAAGTCATCCCTTCAAGGCTTCAATAGTAAAACcagtgataatttttttttaaagaatagcATCATTCGACTCATGAGCACGGCATATGATGTACACAGTAACCCCTAGACACGACAGAAAAAATGTACTACCCAAGCACACTTTTTCTACATGAAACCTGCTGGATCTCGACAAtaaaactaacctaaaactcGAAATCTAACGCAGTAAAACTTGTAATAATGAGTCCTATGAAACAGTTCTTAGTTGATTAGGACCTTGAGATTATCATATAGCTGTGAGCTGAAAATGGTATATTTTCCGATTAAAGAACGACTCTCCTTTCAATAGAATCAAACAACAATGATAGAACCCAATCCTATCACCCACTTGATCTCAAGCTCCCTCTGATTGGGGAGTGTGATAGATAATACATTAATATGTAGAAGGGAATGTAGCTGAGTCATTCATATTATTATAATTAGACATAATTATGTTTATTCAGCTTAAAGCATTGTCATAAATTATGCAGGTACGTGATAAGCACCAGTTATTTGTTGGCCTTTCAGTTAACACACGATCACTACAGTAAACTTCTTTTTGTTCAACGTTCCTAAtcaaaatcaatcatttccagaCGTTCCACTTATTCAAAAGTGATGGGAAAAAGAGGGATCAAAAAAGGGGGATCATTCTTCTTTTGTTGAGAAAATGATATGACAAAAACAAAGAGTAATGGAGAGCAAGTCAACCAAGCAATTACCCACAATTTAGTTAGCCTTAATGATTTGATTAAGCTGTATAATGCGATTCAGtgactcacaagtcacaacgCATTGGTTGAGTCAGCTTTTGAGGCTAAACACGATAACACAACTTATTGGGTGAAAACCTAACTCTGTCATCGAAACTGAACTGCACTAGAATAGAATTTGACTTGGTAAAGCCTAAACCTCTAGGAAATCCGAGAATATAATTGTTGCGGCCCTTGTGGCTTCACGAATCTTTTCCATAGTGGCAGAAAAACACGAACTTAGATCACCGTAAGATCACTCACTCATCActgtttgattttatttaatttttttttttttcatttttaagaTCAATTTTCGTGAGATATTTTATCAGACTCTACACAGTGACGAGAAATGTACAAGTTACCAGATTT belongs to Rosa chinensis cultivar Old Blush chromosome 4, RchiOBHm-V2, whole genome shotgun sequence and includes:
- the LOC112197374 gene encoding tetraketide alpha-pyrone reductase 2; protein product: MPEYCVTGGTGFIAAYLVKALLENGHVVRATVRDPEDLGKVGYLRELNGAKERLKLIKADLMVEGSFDEAIQGVDGVFHTASPVLVPYDNNVQATLIDPCIKGTLNVLSSCSKARVKRVVLTSSCSSIRYRYDAQQASPLNDSHWSDPEYCKRFNLWYAYAKTTAEKEAWRIAEESGMDLVVVNPSFVVGPLLAPQPSSTILMILAILKGLRGEYPNTTVGFVHIDDVVATHILAMEERKASGRLICSSSVAHWSQIIEMLKAKYPSYSYESKCSSKEGDNNPHSMDTTKIAQLGFPPFKTLEKMFDDCITSFQEKGFL